The genomic window NNNNNNNNNNNNNNNNNNNNNNNNNNNNNNNNNNNNNNNNNNNNNNNNNNNNNNNNNNNNNNNNNNNNNNNNNNNNNNNNNNNNNNNNNNNNNNNNNNNNNNNNNNNNNNNNNNNNNNNNNNNNNNNNNNNNNNNNNNNNNNNNNNNNNNNNNNNNNNNNNNNNNNNNNNNNNNNNNNNNNNNNNNNNNNNNNNNNNAAATCagcaaaagataaaaagtaatgacGTTTTACGANNNNNNNNNNNNNNNNNNNNNNNNNNNNNNNNNNNNNNNNNNNNNNNGCCTATTAGTGATTCGGAATCTTGACCCCATGTTCAGGGGGAAGATACAACGAACTAATCTTATTTTTAGCTAGGGTTTAGTAGGATGACATCCCCTGCAACATAATATGCCATATCCTGCAACATAAGCATGGAAGCAGTAGCAACTATAGTAATGAAGAtcgtagtgataatcataatgaaaaagcaATCGTAGCAATAGAAAATAGTGCtaacgataatagtagtaatagcatttcTTTATAGATTGTAAATATCGTATCGACTCTGAGTGTaaagatatcatattatatcacgatttcattatatttcctttttctcttcaaattttctctctttttttctgtatctctNNNNNNNNNNNNNNNNNNNNNNNNNNNNNNNNNNNNNNNNNNNNTTCAAGTATTgactaaaacaatttaaaaaatggtcttggaaaagatttttttgttttgacatCGTAAGTCTTGTGGTAGTATGTCCCTTGTGTATCTATTATCACCATGTTCTTCATTATTCAtgcttttattattgcaattgcaaCATATCACGTCATTATAACGTTcgtggtcattattattgtctgtgTTGCttctatcacttttatttttcgaATTTGATCAAAATTATAACTCTTGTCTACGTAGATTCACAAATATCCTGATGACACCACTTTTTTATCGCGTCTAAAGCAGAATgtaaggaacaaagaaaaagcaagaaaaaatatatgtgacaAAATATCGGAAAactgatttgttgttgttgttttgtgtcaatgtgtgtgtgtgtagtatacatatatgttNNNNNNNNNNNNNNNNNNNNNNNNNNNNNNNNNNNNNNNNNNNNNNNNNNNNNNNNNNNNNNNNNNNNNNNNNNNNNNNNNNNNNNNNNNNNNNNNNNNNNNNNNNNNNNNNNNNNNNNNNNNNNNNNNNNNNNNNNNNNNNNNNNNNNNNNNNNNNNNNNNNNNNNNNNNNNNNNNNNNNNNNNNNNNNNNNNNNNNNNNNNNNNNNNNNNNNCCCCAGATTCTAACCGTGATGGCTAAAATCAAGTGTTCCTTTATGCGCCGCCGGCAACTACAGCCAATTACGAAGCACTTAAGTGAGCAGCGGCGCGCGATTTGTACCGATCACTTCGGTCACAGCCAATTAACCGATTTTGATATAGCTCGTCAATTATGAATTTACTGAATATNNNNNNNNNNNNNNNNNNNNNNNNNNNNNNNNNNNNNNNNNNNNNNNNNNNNNNNNNNNNNNNNNNNNNNNNNNNNNNNNNNNNNNNNNNNNNNNNNNNNNNNNNNNNNNNNNNNNNNNNNNNNNNNNNNNNNNNNNNNNNNNNNNNNNNNNNNNNNNNNNNNNNNNNNNNNNNNNNNNNNNNNNNNNNNNNNNNNNNNNNNNNNNNNNNNNNNNNNNNNNNNNNNNNNNNNNNNNNNNNNNNNNNNNNNNNNNNNNNNNNNNNNNNNNACAGCAAGAAAGATTTATTTCAGAATTCCCCGCTTAGCAAAGGACAAATGTTGCAATTAGACCAGCTGACACTAAGGCAAAATGATTCATACATTAAGTTGTGTTTACTGAATATCTTTAGTCCGTCCTCCTTGTTATTATGGCTTGAGGAGTGCGGCGTGTACATGCAAACTTTGNNNNNNNNNNNNNNNNNNNNNNNNNNNNNNNNNNNggggggggggggctgagtgtGGNNNNNNNNNNNNNNNNNNNNNNNNNNNNNNNNNNGACAGATTGAATTAGGAGAAAAATAAACACCATTTTTCTAATGGAACGTGGCATTTAAAAtcatctacatttttttattactattattgcgcAGTAAACGAGTCACCTTCcaaattatctatatttacataaaatccaGGTTTCCTAAGTGAAAGNNNNNNNNNNNNNNNNNNNNNNNNNNNNNNNNNNNNNNNNNNNNNNNNNNNNNNNNNNNNNNNNNNNNNNNNNNNNNNNNNNNNNNNNNNNNNNNNNNNNNNNNNNNNNNNNNNNNNNNNNNNNNNNNNNNNNNNNNNNNNNNNNNNNNNNNNNNNNNNNNNNNNNNNNNNNNNNNNNNNNNNNNNNNNNNNNNNNNNNNNNNNNNNNNNNNNNNNNNNNNNNNNNNNNNNNNNNNNNNNNNNNNNNNNNNNNNNNNNNNNNNNNNNNNNNNNNNNNNNNNNNNNNNNNNNNNNNNNNNNNNNNNNNNNNNNNNNNNNNNNNNNNNNNNNNNNNNNNNNNNNNNNNNNNNNNNNNNNNNNNNNNNNNNNNNNNNNNNNNNNNNNNNNNNNNNNNNNNNNNNNNNNNNNNNNNNNNNNNNNNNNNNNNNNNNNNNNNNNNNNNNNNNNNNNNNNNNNNNNNNNNNNNNNNNNNNNNNNNNNNNNNNNNNNNNNNNNTATATGAAGattaagaagaaacagaaagtcAAAGTCTCCAAGATTTCTCTGAACCAGATGACGTTGCAACTCGTCCCAGAGGTCTGTTGGGTAAAGATGCTTTTGCACTTTGCTCTCTCATTAGGTTAATGATATTTCANNNNNNNNNNNNNNNNNNNNNNNNNNNNNNNNNNNNNNNNNNNNNNNNNNNNNNNNNNNNNNNNNNNNNNNNNNNNNNNNNNNNNNNNNNNNNNNNNNNNNNNNNNNNNNNNNNNNNNNNNNNNNNNNNNNNNCTATGAGAGTGGTGAATTTTATTTTTGCGTCATTGATCTGCATGTGTTTTCTGAAGATGGTTGAAGGAGCNNNNNNNNNNNNNNNNNNNNNNNNNNNNNNNNNNNNNNNNNNNNNNNNNNNNNNNNNNNNNNNNNNNNNNNNNNNNNNNNNNNNNNNNNNNNNNNNNNNNNNNNNNNNNNNNNNNNNNNNNNNNNNNNNNNNNNNNNNNNNNNNNNNNNNNNNNNNNNNNNNNNNNNNNNNNNNNNNNNNNNNNNNNNNNNNNNNNNNNNNNNNNNNNNNNNNNNNNNNNNNNNNNNNNNNNNNNNNNNNNNNNNNNNNNNGTGTTTTAAAGAATTCATATGGATTTTCAANNNNNNNNNNNNNNNNNNNNNNNNNNNNNNNNNNNNNNNNNNNNNNNNNNNNNNNNNNNNNNNNNNNNGTTCCACCCTACTTCTACATAGCATCATTTACTACacgatggaaaaaaaggaaaagaaaatgaagaaattatgTCAGGAATGCTTATCGTTTCCGGTTATCATCTCCCCGGCACTTGTTAATTACTGCGATTCCATTTCTTTCAATCCCTCTCTCACCCCNNNNNNNNNNNNNNNNNNNNNNNNNNNNNNNNNNNNNNNNNNNNNNNNNNNNNNNNNNNNNNNNNNNNNNNNNNNNNNNNNNNNNNNNNNNNNNNNNNNNNNNNNNNNNNNNNNNNNNNNNNNNNNNNNNNNTCTTTANNNNNNNNNNNNNNNNNNNNNNNNNNNNNNNNNNNNNNNNNNNNNNNNNNNNNNNNNNNNNNNNNNNNNNNNNNNNNNNNNNNNNNNNNNNNNNNNNNNNNNNNNNNNNNNNNNNNNNNNNNNNNNNNNNNNNNNNNNNNNNNNNNNNNNNNNNNNNNNNNNNNNNNNNNNNNNNNNNNNNNNNNNNNNNNNNNNNNNNNNNNNNNNNNNNNNNNNNNNNNNNNNNNNNNNNNNNNNNNNNNNNNNNNNNNNNNNNNNNNNNNNNNNNNNNNNNNNNNNNNNNNNNNNNNNNNNNNNNNNNNNNNNNNNNNNNNNNNNNNNNNNNNNNNNNNNNNNNNGACTAATTAGAAGTCACTAGCGAAGATAATTTACCAGGAATTAAGCATTAGCTGAGCTGTGGGATTTCGACGGCGCTACAGGAcctgcaattatgataatacgaTCGTTCTCCAGCTCTGCTtacttttatctgtttgtctgtctgtttcgccTTCTCTCGGTTTTCGgtattcttttctgttttgttttttcccagtcTCTTGGNNNNNNNNNNNNNNNNNNNNNNNNNNNNNNNNNNNNNNNNNNNNNNNNNNNNNNNNNNNNNNNNNNNNNNNNNNNNNNNNNNNNNNNNNNNNNNNNNNNNNNNNNNNNNNNNNNNNNNNNNNNNNNNNNNNNNNNNNNNNNNNNNNNNNNNNNNNNNNNNNNNNNNNNNNNNNNNNNNNNNNNNNNNNNNNNNNNNNNNNTGTCACTCGAATTGCAAGTTGAATACTTTTCCTGACGGAGAGGGAGATGGCACAGGCAGCGAGGANNNNNNNNNNNNNNNNNNNNNNNNNNNNNNNNNNNNNNNNNNNNNNNNNNNNNNNNNNNNNNNNNNNNNNNNNNNNNNNNNNNNNNNNTCCGATATGGAGAAGACGTAAGAGAGAATAGGCATGGAGGGAATAAAAGGGGATGAAGCGAGCGAAGGGAAAGAGGTGGCGGAAGTGGAGGCAAGCGACGGCAGCTTTTGGCGGGAGTTGGCAGGAGAAAATGTGGGTCGACTCCACGAGAAACCTTTGGGAAGACGGGATTTCCTTTGGATCGTAACGAGAGGCTTAAAAAATAACTACAAGTACTTTGATCTACAGCGAAGGAGCACTACccgttgtgtgtatatacatggcgAATGTCCATTATTCTACCTTAAGTTCCTCTACACAGCACAGTCTTATTCACTCTCCGTACAGGTAGAGAACACGATTTAGTCCCGCCGTGTTCGAAGGTAAGAGAGGATTTTTACGTCTTCCTCTGACATGGCGCCCTTCAGTGgccagtttctcttcctcttgtacTTACGGTGTTGGCGTAGACACTCGAGGCCAAGagcgtgaagaggaggaagacgctGCGGTAGGAGACGAGGGCCGCGAGGAAGTTCCTCGACCTCGCCATCTCGTAAGTGCTAAGCCTCGTCATTGCGGCTCTCCAAGGCTTCAACGCCGTCGCTTTGGGCGTCTCACACCAGGTTCACAGAGACTCTCCCGCCTCCTCGGTCTCTGCTGGAGCCTGAAGCTTAACACTCCCGCACCTGCCAGCTACAGCCGTTGATGTGCGGTTCGCGGATTTCGCTGCACAGGTCTGGTGCCTGCCGCGGCGCCGATCTCTTCGCCTCGCCTCAGCCGCCACGTCGAGCGCCTCGCACCTGTTCCTCGACAGCGGCGCAGAAGCTGGCAAAACCCGCCCAAGACTTCGCTTTTCTGGCCCTCCGGCTGTCCTCCTGCTGGGTCCTGGCGCTCCGGGAGGCGGGATCCCCCAAGAAGATCGAAAGGAGAGAAGTAAGAAATCCTTTGACTCGAACGTTTATTGACGCCGACGGAATGTTGATGTTCCCCGTGGCGGTACTTGGTAATGTGAGGTTTGACACCTGTGGCCCATCATATGCTAACCCACGCACTTATTATGGGGCTCGACGCATATGCTTTAATTTATCCACACTTCTGAATTATAAATGAAtatcgcccccctctcccccccatgtcTCTCCTCGATTGGCAGGTGAAGGTTACTTAAGAGGTCAGTGGGACAAGCACGTCCGGACGTAAACAAAGATAGAATTAAAGCAANNNNNNNNNNNNNNNNNNNNNNNNNNNNNNNNAAAAAAAAAGAACCCGAGATCACacactgaaaaaaaggaaaagacttaTGCTTGAGATGAACGCGAaccgaataaaagaaaaacattttaaaaaaggagTAAATGGTTCAAGGTATATTTTTAACGGTTTTTGGTAtcaaaatggaaggaggaggggagNNNNNNNNNNNNNNNNNNNNNNNNNNNNNNNNNNNNNNNNNNNNNNNNNNNNNNNNNNNNNNNNNNNNNNNNNNNNNNNNNNNNNNNNNNNNNNNNNNNNACATGCCTAGCCAATGAAACCTTACATGTGCAGGCAAGTATTTTCAAAGTCGTAACTTGCGCAGTTAAATTTCATTTTGTCCAAAAATGTGCAGTTCATTGTTGCATGACTCCTGTTATGCATTACGTAATCTTTGTGATGGATGATACATTACTTACATGTTGTTTCTGCAATATCAAAATGGGTTGTCACTGATGGCACAACCTACTATAATTCAGTCTAATTGATAAATCTTATAGTTTGTTCAGTTCGTAAAGCGATCCATGCTTGGGCCAATCCCTGCTGTGCGGTAAACGGGCACCTTGGAAACTTTCCCCGGCCAACACATAGAGGCAGAACAGCGTGGCGGAAACAGAAAAGCAGGCGGCCAGATGCACACCACAAAGTCCCCCGTCCGATGCCTCGCAGGGGCGCCTGGGCACTGCAGCTCGGCAACTCCTGAGGACGAGCCGACACTGAGCAGCACAGCGACTGCTCGACGCTGCGCCTCTCACGGAAGTTCGCAGCAGATTTCGAGGAAGTTTCGAGGACAGAGCAAAGCCAATTACAAGATAAAAATCCCTTTCTGAAAGCCACAGTAAGGTGTGAGAACTTTCACCTCGGCGCCTATTTCACGAAGAATTTTCAGCTCAGTGCTCTACAATAGCATTACTTAATGTTGGAAACTGAAACTACTCCTTTTCTTAAACCCTATTCGCTGGACATATCCTTAATTTCCTTCTAATTAATATCTTCAGTCGCAGACAATAGTATAAACTAGAATCAACACCTGCACAAAAAAGGCAGTTTATTTGGACCCTAAAACTCAATATTCTGACCATCACGGACAGTTATACGAATCAAACCCCATTCTCACCTCTTAATGGTGTCGGAAACTCCCGTCGAGATAATTAATTCTCTCCAATTTACGGCAAAAATAAGGGAAATGTGGCCTCCTCCTCGCGCGAGACCCGGCACAGGAAAGGTTCTGACTAAGGCACGTCCGAATGAGTTTATCGATGCTGTATTTTCGAAGATTATGCTATATACTTAATGTATGAGACAAGGTTGCGAAAtagttatatcttttatttatttctataaccAAACAACTTCTTAGATTTATATTCCTTTCATGATAAAATTTGGTATAGAACATTTATGGAAGTCGAAGTCTTGTCCCTCGTAAGCGTTCCGGACACGTTCACTTCCAAGCATG from Penaeus monodon isolate SGIC_2016 chromosome 23, NSTDA_Pmon_1, whole genome shotgun sequence includes these protein-coding regions:
- the LOC119587675 gene encoding uncharacterized protein DDB_G0271670-like, with translation MDRSSGSSSSSSSCSSSSSSSNSSPRSGSSSSSSSSSSNSSSSSSSSSSSSNSLASFSSSCTYGVGVDTRGQEREEEEDAAVGDEGREEVPRPRHLVSAKPRHCGSPRLQRRRFGRLTPGSQRLSRLLGLCWSLKLNTPAPASYSR